In a single window of the Rhodopirellula bahusiensis genome:
- a CDS encoding acetyltransferase, whose translation MTHFDVFNGDADGICALHQLRLAEPKDSTLVTGVKRDINLLKRVPAVSGDSVTVLDISLDKNRDELQRVLDAEVPVTYFDHHFAGDIPDSPLLSTNIDTAGDVCTGLLVNRFLNGQFLPWAVTALYGDNLHDAAKSAAAPLNLNDSQLAELEQLGTLLNYNGYGGTLDDLYFAPDDLYRKVQPYADPFEFIASDTTFETLRDGFDSDMKRAASIEPKMATESCAAFLFPNDPFSRRVSGVYSNQLARENPGRAHALLSELPSGDYLVSVRAPLATKTGADELVRQFPTGGGRKAAAGINQLPADQLQKFLDTMQQQFAG comes from the coding sequence GTGACTCACTTTGACGTTTTCAATGGCGACGCGGATGGCATTTGCGCGCTGCATCAACTGCGGCTGGCGGAACCCAAAGACAGCACGCTGGTGACAGGCGTCAAACGAGACATCAACCTTCTCAAACGTGTCCCCGCGGTCTCGGGCGACTCGGTGACCGTGCTCGACATTTCGCTCGACAAGAATCGCGACGAACTCCAGCGAGTCTTGGATGCTGAGGTTCCGGTCACCTACTTCGATCACCACTTCGCTGGCGACATTCCCGATTCGCCGCTGCTGTCGACGAACATCGACACCGCCGGCGACGTGTGCACCGGACTGCTCGTCAATCGATTCCTCAATGGTCAATTCTTGCCCTGGGCGGTCACCGCTCTGTACGGCGACAACCTGCACGACGCGGCAAAGTCCGCCGCCGCACCACTGAACCTCAACGATTCGCAACTCGCGGAACTGGAACAACTCGGCACGTTGCTCAACTACAACGGCTACGGCGGAACACTCGACGATCTCTACTTCGCACCCGACGACTTGTATCGCAAAGTCCAACCGTACGCGGACCCGTTTGAGTTCATCGCATCGGACACCACCTTTGAAACCCTTCGCGATGGTTTCGACAGCGACATGAAACGAGCGGCCTCGATCGAGCCCAAAATGGCGACCGAATCCTGTGCAGCGTTCCTGTTCCCCAACGATCCATTCTCACGTCGAGTCAGCGGCGTCTACAGCAACCAACTGGCCCGCGAAAATCCAGGCCGAGCCCACGCGTTGCTGAGCGAACTGCCATCGGGCGATTACCTCGTCAGCGTCCGAGCTCCGCTAGCGACCAAAACCGGCGCCGACGAACTTGTTCGCCAATTCCCAACCGGAGGCGGCCGCAAAGCCGCAGCAGGAATCAACCAACTCCCCGCCGACCAACTCCAAAAATTCCTCGACACCATGCAACAACAATTCGCCGGCTAG
- a CDS encoding family 43 glycosylhydrolase, with amino-acid sequence MKSQTILAACLLLAFPFAVANAAPPADGNLHVILGGDHADPTIVRDGEDFYMTHSSYRTYPGLTIWHSTNLTDWKPISNALHQDVGTVWAPDLIKHDGLFYLYFPSSGKNYIVTAEDPHGPWSDPIELDVPGIDPGHIATPEGDRYLYMHNGNVVPLSRDGLKVTGDPEQKHRGWQYPADWEVECFCLESPKLIFRDGYYYMTAAQGGTAGPATSHMVTSARSRSPLGPWENSPHNPVVHTWSRKETYWSKGHGTIIDDADGNWYVVYHGYKKGALPHGRHTLIEAIEWTDDGWFKLKRDPNQEPKIIEHLNGPVSNDSFESSELGLQWQLTGAHALNSYQVGDGHFQFENPDDRMRTLQVISPEKNYDVRIELGERDPDVELGLSIWYSEARLAGVAVQGDRVIMRLNDSRRSFRGVRGDKIRFLRATLSNQTANLYVSEDGENWTKCSRTFELSGFDHNVLGSFSYLRPAIYAEGTGNAEIRSFEYSPLD; translated from the coding sequence ATGAAGTCCCAAACAATCCTCGCCGCTTGTCTTCTTCTCGCGTTCCCGTTTGCTGTCGCAAACGCAGCACCACCCGCCGACGGCAACCTGCACGTGATTTTGGGCGGCGATCATGCCGACCCAACGATCGTTCGTGATGGCGAAGACTTTTACATGACGCACAGCTCTTACCGGACCTATCCCGGTCTGACGATTTGGCACTCCACCAACCTGACCGACTGGAAGCCGATTTCCAATGCCCTCCATCAAGACGTTGGCACCGTCTGGGCCCCCGACTTGATCAAACACGATGGGCTGTTCTATCTGTACTTTCCATCGAGCGGCAAGAACTACATCGTCACCGCGGAAGATCCTCATGGACCTTGGTCGGATCCAATCGAACTCGACGTTCCCGGCATCGACCCGGGCCACATCGCAACGCCCGAAGGCGACCGCTACTTGTACATGCACAACGGCAATGTCGTTCCGCTTTCACGCGATGGATTGAAAGTCACGGGCGATCCCGAACAAAAGCACCGTGGCTGGCAGTACCCGGCCGACTGGGAAGTCGAATGCTTTTGCCTCGAATCTCCCAAACTCATTTTTCGCGACGGTTACTACTACATGACCGCGGCGCAAGGTGGCACGGCCGGTCCCGCGACCAGCCACATGGTCACATCGGCTCGCTCGCGGTCGCCACTGGGGCCTTGGGAAAACAGCCCTCACAATCCAGTCGTCCACACTTGGTCGCGAAAAGAAACCTATTGGTCCAAAGGACACGGCACGATCATCGACGACGCCGATGGCAATTGGTACGTCGTCTACCACGGATACAAAAAGGGAGCCTTGCCACACGGACGTCACACGCTGATCGAAGCGATCGAGTGGACGGATGACGGATGGTTCAAACTCAAACGTGATCCCAATCAAGAGCCCAAGATCATCGAACACCTCAACGGTCCGGTCTCGAACGATTCGTTTGAGTCCTCCGAACTTGGCTTGCAATGGCAACTGACCGGCGCTCACGCGCTGAATTCTTACCAGGTCGGCGATGGACACTTTCAGTTCGAGAACCCTGATGATCGAATGCGAACGCTGCAAGTCATCTCGCCCGAAAAGAACTACGACGTTCGGATCGAACTCGGTGAACGTGATCCCGATGTCGAACTAGGACTTTCAATCTGGTACTCCGAAGCCCGCTTGGCCGGCGTCGCCGTGCAAGGCGACCGAGTCATCATGCGACTGAACGATTCTCGTCGGTCATTCCGTGGCGTCCGAGGTGACAAAATTCGATTCTTGCGAGCCACTCTGTCCAACCAAACCGCCAATCTCTACGTCAGCGAAGACGGCGAGAACTGGACCAAATGTTCAAGAACCTTTGAGCTGTCTGGATTCGACCACAACGTTCTGGGGAGTTTCTCCTACCTTCGCCCCGCCATTTATGCGGAAGGAACCGGCAACGCAGAGATCCGATCATTTGAGTATTCACCGCTCGACTGA
- a CDS encoding NAD-dependent epimerase/dehydratase family protein encodes MATRVFITGICGFVGNTIAKLAIDQGLSWEISGIDNLARPGSDLNRRDLTSRGINVIHGDLRNASDLDCVGEIDWVIDAAAKPSVMAGVDGQTSSRQLVEHNLVGTINVLELCKRTQAGLVLLSSSRVYSILPLANLSIGINNGAYFPKPPFPDGMSEKGIRESFSTTPPVSLYGSTKCASEQIALEYAATFGFPCLVNRCGILAGAGQFGRPDQGIIAFWIHSHLARRSLHYTGFDALGHQVRDCLHPRDLLSLIAHQMTSELHEKPLITNVSGGIESAISLQQLTAWCDEHLGAHAVESQHTTRPFDLPWVVLDNTLAKSAWGWHPKTTKEEIFAEIADYAKANPDWLDIST; translated from the coding sequence GTGGCCACGCGAGTTTTTATCACCGGGATCTGTGGCTTTGTTGGAAACACGATCGCCAAACTGGCGATCGACCAAGGCCTCTCTTGGGAAATCTCAGGGATCGACAATCTCGCCCGCCCGGGCAGCGATCTGAATCGTCGCGATTTGACGTCCCGGGGTATCAACGTCATTCACGGTGACCTACGAAACGCGTCCGATTTAGATTGCGTAGGAGAAATCGACTGGGTGATCGATGCGGCTGCCAAGCCTTCTGTGATGGCTGGTGTTGACGGACAAACAAGCAGCCGGCAGCTTGTCGAGCACAATCTTGTCGGCACGATCAATGTACTGGAACTTTGTAAACGCACGCAGGCCGGGCTGGTCCTCCTCAGTAGCAGTCGAGTTTACTCGATTCTTCCATTGGCGAATCTTTCGATTGGCATCAACAACGGGGCTTACTTTCCCAAGCCACCGTTCCCCGATGGCATGTCAGAAAAAGGGATCCGCGAGAGCTTTTCGACAACTCCCCCTGTATCGCTGTACGGGTCGACCAAGTGCGCATCCGAACAAATTGCACTTGAATACGCGGCAACTTTTGGATTCCCTTGTTTGGTCAATCGCTGCGGCATTCTGGCTGGTGCGGGACAATTTGGACGGCCGGATCAAGGCATCATCGCCTTCTGGATACACAGCCATCTTGCACGTCGTTCGTTGCACTACACAGGCTTTGACGCGTTGGGACATCAAGTTCGTGATTGTCTTCATCCGCGTGACTTACTGTCACTGATTGCCCACCAAATGACATCGGAGCTTCACGAGAAGCCTTTGATCACAAACGTTTCCGGAGGAATCGAATCGGCAATTTCTCTGCAGCAACTGACCGCCTGGTGTGACGAACATCTTGGTGCCCATGCAGTCGAATCTCAGCACACCACTCGGCCTTTCGATCTTCCGTGGGTGGTTCTGGACAACACACTGGCAAAATCGGCCTGGGGATGGCATCCTAAAACGACGAAAGAGGAAATTTTCGCAGAGATCGCGGATTACGCCAAGGCAAACCCTGACTGGCTCGACATTTCAACATGA